The nucleotide window TGACGAGGCCAAACATCGACTCGAGCTTTTGTATCAATACAGAATATATCTGGTAAAAGGCAGCGTGCTTGGCTTGGCTATTCGTACGCTGTTTGGGAGGCAAAGGCCTATCCCAAACCTTTTGTTCCCACGCACTGCGATAATACGTACTCAGTGACATTGCACGATTCAAATCGTATTCAAATCTCGAGTCCAATCCAACTAGAGTAATCGGCTGAGAAGAAATCATGTCATCGGTAAATGGATCTTCTTCAAAATAACGTTGCTCTTTAGTCAGTAGACAATGTTTTACCAAATCTTCACGCAGACGTTCGCCTGCGTGAATTGCGGTACATACTACTGGTAAGTACTCGTCGATTTTTAGAATACAGCCGGTCTCAGCGACTTCAGCATGAAAAGTCGTGGTATTTTGAATACGTTGGAGAACCTCAGATACGGAGAGTTTTTCCATAATTAAGACTCGATTTGGTGCGCGTTTTGAACCGCAAGCCTAAATGCACTCTTTCTCTGCTGGAGAAGATCTTTGGAATGTACAATATTCTCAACAAAGTCAATGACCTGACGCTGTAATCGCACTCGATTGAGTTTATTGATACGCATAATGCCACCAGGACTCAGTACGTTAACTTCTACGAGCTTACTCCCAATTACATCCAGTCCAGTGAAGTAGAGTCCATCGCGAACCAACTTAGGGCCGATGGCCGCACAGAGTCGCTTTTCCTCTTTAGTGAGCACATGTTTCACTACTGTGCCACCGGCATGAATATTTGAGCGAATTTCACCTGAAGCAGGTACCCTCCTCATCGCACCGATAGGTTCTCCGTTCAACATCAAAATACGTTTGTCACCATCTTCGGCGCCTTCGATATAGTCTTGCAGGATCACATAGTTACTCGTTTCCCCTTCACCAATGTAAAAGTCGAGCAAAGACCTAAAGTTCTGCTGGGCATTTTTCTCTATGACGATGACACCATGACCACCATATCCGTTGAGCGGTTTAAGAATCATTTTCTCGCTGGTACTTTCTTCCAAAACGCGCTGTAAATAGTCGCGGTTTTTCGAAACGTGTGTCGCAGGAATAAACTCGCTCGCATTGCCACCCATACTCGCGGTGTAAAGCTTGTTGTTCGCTAGTCGCAGACCTTCAAGGTCGTTAATTATTAGCGTGTCATCCTTTATCGAGTCTAAAAAGTTTAGCGCTAGGTTATCCAGTGGTGGATTAGCTCGCATAAAGATTACGTCGAATCCAGCCATCGGTAGACGAGCCTTACGAAAGTCAGCATTACGATAGAAAGTAGGAATTTTATCGGATACTTTGCCTTTCTTTAAAACCTGACAGAAACCAAATACCGTACTATCTCTTATTGTAAGACCACTCGTTGTCGTAATCGCGACCGTATGACCTCGCAACGCGCACTCGTGAACTAAACGCAGAGTGGTATCTGTCTCGGGACAAACGCGTTCCCAAGGGTACATTAGAAAGCAAATATTCATTAATCGTCCTCAAGTGTTTCTACTATGTCGTCTTCTGATGCTTCGGGCTTATTGCGCCCATTGAGGGTATGAAACTTCTTTCTACCGCGCGCTAAGTTAATATATTTAAACCATGTTTTTTCTATCTTCGATTCTGGCTCCACTTCAAAGTGAGCGACTTTCACAAGACGTTTTTCTTCTTCATTTATCGCTTGAAGTTCGCCAGTTTCTAGACCTAGTAGTGTCTTTCCGTAAAACGTCAAAATTTCTTCTTCAGCTAGAGTGAAATCACCAGATTTAGCGAAGCCGCGAGGGAATTTGAGATTGTCATAGAATCTAGTTGCGCCTTGGCGTATTGAAGTTGGTGTCATAGATACCTCGAATTTACCAATGGGTGAGAAAACTTGATGAATCGAAAGGTAATTCTTTACAGAAAAATTAAAAGGAAATTTTCTTTGTCGTGAAGATAAATAATTTTTATGGAGGCAGTTGAACTTGCGTTTCCGCCCAATATGCCTGCATTTTGGTGATCGGTTAGACAAATAATCTAATTTGAATGGATATTGAATGACCAAGTTTTGGTCATTTATTTGATGGGTGTAACAGAGAGCAATTACGGTAGAAATAGAGGTGGGCAATATTACTTTTGGTGACACAAGCGTTTCATAAGCAACCTGTCAAGTAAGCAAGATGGCTTTCGCTGAGGTTCATGGATTCATTTGACGTCAAGAAAGTCTTATCAGCTATTGACGAATAAGCCTGACTGAGTCTAATAGGCTGGATGAGGGTGAGTATCAACATTCCGCTTGCCTCTACGAGGTCTCTAACAAGAAACCGACTAAAAACCCTATTTAGAGTTAAGTCCAACGATCGGATTGTAATTGTTCAATTGTTGTCGAGCATCCAACAAAGATTCCAACCTCACATTCAGCGCTTGATAGTCCGAATAAACCGCTTCTACCTGATACTCATTAGCAAACTGCTTTGCGCGCTGCCCGTTTCTGCTCGCGACCGCTTGAATGACTGCACCATCAGTCACAGCGATGCCTTTAGCAATATTATGGGCAATCCTTCCTGGCCCCATTACACCCCATTTGATCACAAATGCGTTCCTTACTTTTTGGATGATCTATCTATTAACGGTGCTGGCAACTTTAGCAATTTGATTTCGCAACCATTGATGCGCGGAATCGGAATTACGGCTTGGGTGCCACACCATACTAAGCCCATGCTCCGATGTGCCAAACGGCATTGGCAACGCTTTGACATTTAAGCCCTGAGAGAACTTAGTAAATGTTGAATGAGTAATAAGCCCAATGGCTTCGGTTCGACTGATCACGGGCAGCATATCTATCTCACCTGGCGCTCGGTAGACGATCTTTCGTTGTCCAAACTCAGGGAAGTCCTTTTCGCTAAAAAAACTTTGGCGAGTGTGCCAACGAGACATAACAACGTGTTGCTCAGCCAAGTATTCGTCCGTTGTTATTGTCTCGCCAGTTAATCTTGGATGATCATTTGCGGCGACCACATAAAGTTTCTCTTTGAAGATCTCTTTGGTTTTTAGTGTCGTCACATCAGCACGCGTTCTATCAATGACCAAGTCATAGCGTTGCAGTCGCAAGTCGGACTCATGATCTTCGGTAAATAGCGGGTGAACTTCCAGCGATACCTTAGGCGCAATTTTGGCAAACCTGACTAACAGTTCAGGTAATACGGCATAGTTTGCGGCAGAAACAGACGCAATAGAAAAGGTCTTGGTTGACGTTTTAGGATTAAAGTCTCGTGAAGCCTCTAGGGTTGAATTGAAGTTTTTCAGCGACGTTGCCAATGCAGGATAGATGTCATTGGCAAACGTCGTCGGCTCTACGCCACTGGCATTGCGATGAAACAAGGAGTCTTCATATATCTCTCGTAATCGCTTGAGTGCCTTACTTACCGCAGGCTGACTAATACCCAAACGTGTCGCGGCACTGGATAGACTCTGTTCTTCATAGATGGCTACAAAGACTGGGATAAGGTTGAGCTCGGTGTTTTTCATTATTACCTTTTTATCACCTGCAATGGCTTAGCTCGGTTTTCGCCACCTATCTAAACCTTTTAATACGGATTGACTCTCGCTTTTTCTCGAAGTGCTATTTTCTGGTGAACTGGGCTTTGGTGAGCCGTGCTTTAAGCTACCCCATTTAGAGTCTTTTAGTTGACGCCACATCCAACGACTTTGGGTGGCATCCAACCTATCATCTTGCATCTCTTGGCTGGTTTGTTGCCAAGAAGCATCGCTGCGCATTTTTTTGAGTTCGACTTCACCGCTCACTTGGCGGCCTTTTCTGTAAATCAAACGTCTAACACTCGGCCAATCACGATGACGGATGGCTTGAGCCAACTCCCACCAAGGTGGTGTAGGGTGAGTTTTAAAGAATCGATAAGCCAATCTCAAAACCAATAACAGCGCTAAAGCGATAATCGAAAGTATAACGAATTCAGTTTTGTACGTATTGAAAAGCGAGCGCCAAGTGTGAGCAACCCGCACTTTTTTAGCTTCCAGAGTCGCTGTTTGTAAAGATTGCGTTTCGACATCCCACCAGCGAACGATTTGCTCTGGAAACACCACTTCGCCGCCCGTGGTAACAATGTAAGTCACCTCATCGACACGTTTTGATTTGTATACGCCACGCGTTTGGCTATCTGATAAAACACTGGGTTTCGGATACGCTTTCACGCCAGCAATGCTGTCATCGCCCAGTAGCGGCAACATAATAGAGAGTGTATCGTCAGCTTCAACTTCGAGAGTCCTTACAATACTGTCCCCCGCATGCAGTTCTTCGGACGAAGCACTCCAAGACTCCTGCACTTTGACATCATTGGCAGAGAACCAGGCTTCGTCTTGAGTAAACGACGCATCCGGAAGATAGGTAAACAGTGACTTCGGTTCGGTATACAGCGTCCCTGAGACATTTGAACCATCCGGAGCCGATACTTGAACTCTAACGGGTACTTTTGGTAATCGGTATTCTCCACTTTGCTGAGAATATAAGGTTATTTCCCAGCGTTGGCGCGACCATGTCTGACCGTCTTTACGTTCCGTGTAGTTAGTTGCAAGTTGATTGCGCTGCTTCACAATCAAATCCGGCATACCAAAGCCAGAGATACGCGTACCACCAGTAAACCACCTTGGTGTGGCAACCTCGATATAAAGAATAACTTGCTCACGTATCGCGGCCGGCTCTGATGCGTTGTCCCCTTTGCTAAGCCAAGAGGTTATCTCTACGCCACCTTCTCTTTCCAGCTGATTGATAGTCATACTTGCCTGCGCCGAAATCGGGACGAGCAAGGTCATCAAGGCCAGAAGTAATAATGAACCCGCTTGAGTAAAGAGTTTCGCTAACTTAACGATGTTCATTGTTGGTTCCCCTGCTCACGAAGTTGGATTTGGAATTTGTTTCGCAAAAAGTTTTTTGGGTCTGCTTCAACTTTGCGAAGCCACTTATCTGCAAGTTCCTGGCTTCCCAATATCTCGTTAGC belongs to Vibrio sp. 10N and includes:
- a CDS encoding LysR family transcriptional regulator is translated as MKNTELNLIPVFVAIYEEQSLSSAATRLGISQPAVSKALKRLREIYEDSLFHRNASGVEPTTFANDIYPALATSLKNFNSTLEASRDFNPKTSTKTFSIASVSAANYAVLPELLVRFAKIAPKVSLEVHPLFTEDHESDLRLQRYDLVIDRTRADVTTLKTKEIFKEKLYVVAANDHPRLTGETITTDEYLAEQHVVMSRWHTRQSFFSEKDFPEFGQRKIVYRAPGEIDMLPVISRTEAIGLITHSTFTKFSQGLNVKALPMPFGTSEHGLSMVWHPSRNSDSAHQWLRNQIAKVASTVNR
- the gshB gene encoding glutathione synthase; protein product: MNICFLMYPWERVCPETDTTLRLVHECALRGHTVAITTTSGLTIRDSTVFGFCQVLKKGKVSDKIPTFYRNADFRKARLPMAGFDVIFMRANPPLDNLALNFLDSIKDDTLIINDLEGLRLANNKLYTASMGGNASEFIPATHVSKNRDYLQRVLEESTSEKMILKPLNGYGGHGVIVIEKNAQQNFRSLLDFYIGEGETSNYVILQDYIEGAEDGDKRILMLNGEPIGAMRRVPASGEIRSNIHAGGTVVKHVLTKEEKRLCAAIGPKLVRDGLYFTGLDVIGSKLVEVNVLSPGGIMRINKLNRVRLQRQVIDFVENIVHSKDLLQQRKSAFRLAVQNAHQIES
- the maoP gene encoding DUF413 domain-containing protein yields the protein MTPTSIRQGATRFYDNLKFPRGFAKSGDFTLAEEEILTFYGKTLLGLETGELQAINEEEKRLVKVAHFEVEPESKIEKTWFKYINLARGRKKFHTLNGRNKPEASEDDIVETLEDD
- a CDS encoding Gfo/Idh/MocA family oxidoreductase, coding for MIKWGVMGPGRIAHNIAKGIAVTDGAVIQAVASRNGQRAKQFANEYQVEAVYSDYQALNVRLESLLDARQQLNNYNPIVGLNSK